The Vreelandella piezotolerans genomic interval TCTACGACCGCAACGGTGTGCTGTTGGCCGAGAACCGGCCTACCTACAATTTGACCCTGGTGCGTGAGCGAGTCGATGATCTCGATGAGACGCTCTCTTTGCTGGTCGATCTTCTAGAGTTGCCTGAGGAGGAGATCGAGGCGTTTCAAGTGCGTTCCCGCCAGCGCCAGCGACCGTTTCAGCCTGCGCTGTTGATGAGCGACCTTAGCGAAGAGCAGATCGCTCGGCTGGCCGTCAATCGCCACCGGTTGCCCGGCGTCGAAGTCGAGGCTCAACTGCTTCGCTACTATCCCGATGCGGACGTCATGGCCCACGCTCTGGGGTACGTCGGGCGTATCAACGCAGAAGAGCTACAGGAGCTCGACCCAGGACGCTATGCGGGTACCCATTTCATTGGCAAAACCGGCGTCGAGCGTTTTTACGAAACTGAACTCCACGGCGAGGCCGGACTACGTAAGGTCGAAACCAACGCACGGGGCCGCGTTCTACGCGAATTGGGCCGTACCGACCCCGTGCCCGGTGCCAACCTCACCTTGACGCTCGACCGCTCCTTGCAAATGCTGGCCTACGAGCTGCTTGATGGGCGACGCGGTTCCATCGTGGCTATCGTTCCCAGCACTGGCGAAATTTTGGCGATGGTGTCGACCCCTGGGTTCGATAGTAACCAGTTCGTGACCGGCATTGATGTCGGTTCTTATCGAGCGCTGCAGGAAGATATCGACCTGCCGCTGTTCAACCGTGCCATTCGCGGTCACTACCCGCCGGGGTCGACCATCAAGCCCTTCTTGGCGCTGGCAGGGTTGGTCGAGGGCGTGATCACCCCGGATAGCACCATCAACGATCCCGGTTTCTATCAATTACCCAACGATTCTCGCCGCTATCGTAATTGGCTGCGCTGGGGGCACGGGCGTGTCGATATGGAGCGCTCCATTGCCGTATCGAATAACACCTACTACTACTCTCTTGCCCACGACCTCGGTATCGACAAGCTCCACGAACAGATGACCAACTTCGGCTTTGGCCAACGCGTGGCTCACGACGTTCAGGGAGAAAGCACGGGGCTGATGCCCTCGCGTGACTGGAAGCGGGCGCGGTTCAATCAGCCGTGGTATCCCGGCGAAACGCTCTCGGTAGGTATTGGTCAAGGGTATTGGCAGGTCACACCGCTGCAACTTGCCAGCGCTACCGCTGCCTTGGCCAATCGTGGCCATTGGGTGAAGCCGCGCTTGGCCCTGCGTATTGGCGAGCAGCCGGTGCCCGAAGAGCTCCCCGATACGCTGCCCGATATCGAACTGGCCAACGATAACTGGTGGGATCGGGTATATAGCGGTATGGAAAAAGTGCTCAGTGGCAGCGAGGGTACGGCGCGTCGAACGGGGGTGGGGCTCGAGTATCGCATGGGGGGCAAGTCAGGCACGGCCCAGGTGTTCTCGCTTGGTCAAGATCAGCGCTATAACGCCGAAGAGCTCGAAGAGCGCCTGCGTGATCACGCGCTTTTCATGGCGTTTGCGCCCATCGACGACCCACAAATTGCGGTATCGGTCATCGTCGAAAACGCGGGGGGCGGCAGCACTCATGCCGCGCATTTGGCGCGGGCGATGACGGATGCTTGGCTGCTCGAAGATGAGGCCCCCGAGGTCGAGGAAGTCAAAGAGGTGTTAGAGGAAGATACCGCCAACGTGGAGGGCAACTAGCGATGCCTTGGCAACTGATTACCCGTTCGTTGCGGCGTTATCCAACGCGTCCGCCGGACAGCGGTATCGCCCGGCGCAAAAGTGTGTGGGAACGTATCCACCTCGACCCCTGGCTGCTCGGCATGCTACTGGTGCTGATGAGCGCCGGGCTATTGGTGCTTTACAGCGCTTCGGGGCAGCGGCTCGATACCGTCATCGCCCAGGCCATTCGGTTTGGCGTGGCGCTGGCGGGTATGGTGATCATCGCCCAGTTCTCCCCCTCGACGTTTTTACGCTGGGCACCGCTGGCCTACGGGGTGGGCCTTGCCATGCTGATTGCGGTAGAAATTGCTGGCGATATCGGCATGGGGGCCAAGCGCTGGCTTGAGATTCCTGGCGTCATCCGTTTTCAGCCCTCGGAGATGATGAAGTTGGCGGTGCCGCTGATGGTGGCGGCATATTTGAACCGCTGCCAGTTGCCGCCTCGTCTTCGCGATATCGTGGTCTGCGCGGTGATCATTGGTGTACCGGTCGTATTAACGGCCATTCAGCCAGATCTTGGTACCTCGCTGTTGGTGGCCAGCGCGGCGGTGATCGTCGTGCTGCTGGCAGGGCTTTCCTGGAAGTTGATCGGTTTGGTCGCAGCGCTGGGCGCGGCGGGCCTACCGGTGCTATGGATGAACATGCACAACTATCAGCGACAGCGGGTGCTGACGTTTCTAGACCCCGATAGCGACCCGCTGGGTTCCGGGTGGAACATCATACAATCCACTACGGCCATCGGCAGCGGTGGGCTATGGGGCAAAGGGTGGTTAGAAGGTACCCAGTCCCAACTCGAGTTCTTGCCCGAGCGGCATACCGATTTCATTATCGCCGTGTTGGGTGAGGAGTTTGGCCTGGTGGGTATGATGGTGCTGCTGACGCTGTATGTGATGATCGTGGGCCGCGGGCTGTGGCTGGCGGCATCGTCCCAAGATACCTTTGGTCGCCTGTTCGCAGGCAGTATCATTCTGACGTTTTTTATCTATGTATTCGTCAATGTGGGCATGGTGAGTGGCATCTTGCCGGTGGTGGGCGTGCCGCTGCCACTGGTCAGTTATGGCGGCACCTCTAGCGTGACCTTGTTAGCGGGGTTCGGTATCCTCATGTCCATACACGCCCATCGGCGGTTACTGCCACGCTGACGGTCAAGGCCGTGGCAGTATGAATTCACAGGAGTGGTGAGCAAATGAACAGGGCGCGAAGTCAAGCGGGTGGCTATGCCATTGCCATGCTAGTAGCGTGTTCGGCCCCGGCGGTCGTCGCTGAGGAAACGGTCAGTTTCGATCCGCAGCATAATCCGCAAACCCAGCAATTGGCTGACGAGCTGGCCGAGCAGGGCGTGCCAAATGCGTGGCTGGAGCAAGCGCTGGCTCAGGCAAGCTATCGACAGGAAGTGTTGGATGCCATGGCAGGCGCGGCCGAGCGTCGGCTGCGCTGGTTCGAGTATCGCGATATTTTTCTAACCGAGCAGCGTATCGACGAAGGGGCCGCGTTCATCAAGGCCCATGCCGATGCGCTGGCGCGTGCCGAATCGGAATACGGCGTGCCGCCGGAAGTGATTACCGCCATCATGGGTGTAGAGACCTACTACGGTCGCCACAAAGGGCGTCATAAAGTGTTGGACTCTCTCGCCACGCTGGCATTTCACCACCCGGTACGCGGCGATTTCTTTCGCGGCGAGCTAGCGGCCTTTTTGACCATCGCCCATCAGCAAGAGGTGGCACCCGAGTCGCTCTACGGCTCCTATGCAGGAGCCATGGGCTACCCTCAATTCATACCTACCAGCTATCAAGCTTACGCCGTCGATTTTGACGGTGACGCGAAGCGCGATCTGTGGAATAACCCAGTCGATGCGATTGGTAGCGTTGCCAATTACTTCGCCGAGCATGGTTGGCAACGAGGCGGCGCGATTTACCATGAAGCCGAAGGTCCTGAAGAGCTCCCTGAAGCGCTGAGCTTCAATCAGACGGTGCGCCCAAGCACGACGGCTGCCGAAGCCGCTGAGCAGGGTGTGGTGACGGAAACTTCCTTAACGCCCGATACGCCAGTGGTGCCACTGCTGCTTGAGGTCGCCGACGGCCAAGAGCGCTATCGGCTGGGGGAGTTCAACTTCTACGTGATTACGCGCTATAACCACAGCCACCTCTACGCCATGGCGGTCGCCGAGTTGGCAGAAGCTATCCAGCAGCAAACCGAGGCCGAGAATGATTAAACTGCGGATCGATGTGCGCCTGTTAAGCGGCTCGCTGTTACTCGCGGCCTTGATCAGCGGCTGCGCCAGCTCATCTTCACCGCAAAGAGTGGCGGGAGACGTAGGCGGTGCCAGCCCAGCATCCAATTCGCCGGCGGCCGCCAGTGGTGAGCGCTACGCCATGTCAGGGGATGCCTACCCGGTGGCGCCGCCGGATGTCAGCACCGTACCCGATGCCGAGCCGCGAATCGAAGCGCCTTCCCGGGCGGGCAACCGTTCCACCTATGAAGTGTGGGGCGAAACCTATCACGTGCTCCCCGACTCGCGCGGCTATGCGCGCCAGGGTACGGCGTCTTGGTATGGTGAAAAATTCCACGGCTACGCCACGTCCAACGGTGAGATTTACGACATGTACAAAATGTCGGCAGCTCACCGCTCGCTCCCGCTGCCCACCTTTGCCAGGGTCACCAGTTTGAACAACGGACGCTCGGTGATCGTTCGCGTCAATGACCGCGGCCCGTTCCATAGCGATCGTGAAATCGACCTCTCTTATGCGGCGGCAGCACGCTTGGGGATTCTCGATAACGGAACCGGGCCCGTGCGCGTCGAGGCGATCGACCCTGCTCAGTGGTTAGCCGAGCGTGGTCGAGGGGGCAGCGTTTCGTCCCCCCAAGCCACATCGGCGGCCCCCGCCGTTGCGGCTTCCACGCCTGTTTCTGAGACTCGGCCTGTTAGGGCGGCGTCAGCCGAGCCGAGCAGTGGTCATGCCGTCTATTTGCAGGTGGCTGCGCTGGGGAGTGCCGAAGGAGCGCAGCAGCTACAACAGCGGCTGTCGGATGAGTTACCCCACGGCGTTCGAGTGCAAAGTGAGGCCGACGTTCACCGCGTTCAGGTCGGCCCCGTCAGTCCCAGTCAAGAGACACAGGCTCGTGAAGAACTTCGTCGCGCAGGCTTTCCTCAAGTATTTGTCGTGAGATAATCGCTCTCAACATGTGCCCAAGTGGCGTATCATGCGCCGCCATTTTTCTTTGTCAGTGAGAAGTATGTGATGAATGTAATGATGTCAATCCGCCGTACCGCCAAGCTCTGCCTCTTCGCAGCGATGACGGCCGTCGTCGCCCCGGCGATGGCTCAGGTGATCCCTCAACCCCAAACGATCATCCCTGCACCACCGCAGCTTGCCGCGAGTTCGTGGATTTTGATGGACGCCAACAGTGGTCGCATTCTTGCAGAGCACAACGCCGATGAGCGTTTGCCGCCAGCAAGTTTGACCAAACTGATGACCGCGTACCTGGTCGAACGCGAGCTGGATCGTGGCACCATCAACCTGACCGATATGGTCAATATCAGCGAAAACGCTTGGCGCACCGGCGGCTCTAAGATGTTCATCGAAGTGGGCGATCGTGTTTCGGTGGATAATCTGCTTCATGGCATCATCATCGTCTCTGGTAACGATGCCAGCGTGGCCATGGCAGAACATCTGGCGGGCGGTGAAGCGCCGTTTGCCGACCTAATGAATCAGCACGCCACGCGTTTGGGCATGAACGATACCCACTTCATGAATGCCACTGGCTTGCCCCATGAGAATCACTACTCGACCGCCCATGATATGGCGCGTCTGTCTCGTCACATTATCAACGACTATCCCGAGCACTACGCCATCTATTCACAGCGTAACTTCTCGTTTGCGGGCATCGATCAGCCGAACCGTAACCGCCTATTGTGGCGCGACCCGACCGTAGACGGTCTGAAAACCGGCTGGACCACCGAAGCAGGTTACTGCCTGGTCTCTTCGGCGCAACGTGATGGCATGCGTCTGATCTCCGTGGTGATGGGCACGAGTTCCGATGAGGCGCGTGCCCAGGAATCGCAAAAGCTTCTGAGCTATGGCTTCCGTTTCTATGAAACCATGAAGCTCTATGAGCGCGGCGCCGTGCTGGCAACGCCGCGCGTGTGGGGCGGGGACATCAACGAGCTACGTGTGGGGGTGGATGAAGAAGTTTTCATGACGTTGCCCCGCAATCGCAATGAAGAGCTCCGCGCCCGTCTAAATTTGGATGCTGACATTCAAGCGCCCGTGGCAGTAGGTGACGACGTTGGTACGCTGGAAGTCTATCTAGGCGAAGAGATGGTGGGGGAGCGCCAGCTCGTCGCGCTGGAAAACATCGAAGAGGGTGGGCTGTTCAAGCGCCTGTTCGATCAAGTGCAGCGTTTCTTCAGCAACTTGATCAGTAATTTCACCAGCTAAACGGCCAGTGTTGGGCCCAGCCTCTCACATACGCCTTGTATTGTGAGAGGCTGGGCCTTATTTATTGGGATTAGCCCAACGATTCACTTAATGTAAAGGCGAGTTATGAAAAAAGGTGCCAAGCAAGGGCTGCGTGATTTACGCCAGCCCGTGGCGAAAGAGCCACCCAAAATTACCTTCCCGTGCGATTACCCGTTAAAGGTCGTGGGCGATGCGGCTGACGA includes:
- the mrdA gene encoding penicillin-binding protein 2 — its product is MPQRRDTLKIPEQELRIFRVRALLAVLVVVVLTSLLVSRLGYLQIVQHDLYSTRSEKNRVRVEPLPPNRGLIYDRNGVLLAENRPTYNLTLVRERVDDLDETLSLLVDLLELPEEEIEAFQVRSRQRQRPFQPALLMSDLSEEQIARLAVNRHRLPGVEVEAQLLRYYPDADVMAHALGYVGRINAEELQELDPGRYAGTHFIGKTGVERFYETELHGEAGLRKVETNARGRVLRELGRTDPVPGANLTLTLDRSLQMLAYELLDGRRGSIVAIVPSTGEILAMVSTPGFDSNQFVTGIDVGSYRALQEDIDLPLFNRAIRGHYPPGSTIKPFLALAGLVEGVITPDSTINDPGFYQLPNDSRRYRNWLRWGHGRVDMERSIAVSNNTYYYSLAHDLGIDKLHEQMTNFGFGQRVAHDVQGESTGLMPSRDWKRARFNQPWYPGETLSVGIGQGYWQVTPLQLASATAALANRGHWVKPRLALRIGEQPVPEELPDTLPDIELANDNWWDRVYSGMEKVLSGSEGTARRTGVGLEYRMGGKSGTAQVFSLGQDQRYNAEELEERLRDHALFMAFAPIDDPQIAVSVIVENAGGGSTHAAHLARAMTDAWLLEDEAPEVEEVKEVLEEDTANVEGN
- the rodA gene encoding rod shape-determining protein RodA, with translation MPWQLITRSLRRYPTRPPDSGIARRKSVWERIHLDPWLLGMLLVLMSAGLLVLYSASGQRLDTVIAQAIRFGVALAGMVIIAQFSPSTFLRWAPLAYGVGLAMLIAVEIAGDIGMGAKRWLEIPGVIRFQPSEMMKLAVPLMVAAYLNRCQLPPRLRDIVVCAVIIGVPVVLTAIQPDLGTSLLVASAAVIVVLLAGLSWKLIGLVAALGAAGLPVLWMNMHNYQRQRVLTFLDPDSDPLGSGWNIIQSTTAIGSGGLWGKGWLEGTQSQLEFLPERHTDFIIAVLGEEFGLVGMMVLLTLYVMIVGRGLWLAASSQDTFGRLFAGSIILTFFIYVFVNVGMVSGILPVVGVPLPLVSYGGTSSVTLLAGFGILMSIHAHRRLLPR
- the mltB gene encoding lytic murein transglycosylase B, with amino-acid sequence MNRARSQAGGYAIAMLVACSAPAVVAEETVSFDPQHNPQTQQLADELAEQGVPNAWLEQALAQASYRQEVLDAMAGAAERRLRWFEYRDIFLTEQRIDEGAAFIKAHADALARAESEYGVPPEVITAIMGVETYYGRHKGRHKVLDSLATLAFHHPVRGDFFRGELAAFLTIAHQQEVAPESLYGSYAGAMGYPQFIPTSYQAYAVDFDGDAKRDLWNNPVDAIGSVANYFAEHGWQRGGAIYHEAEGPEELPEALSFNQTVRPSTTAAEAAEQGVVTETSLTPDTPVVPLLLEVADGQERYRLGEFNFYVITRYNHSHLYAMAVAELAEAIQQQTEAEND
- a CDS encoding septal ring lytic transglycosylase RlpA family protein; translated protein: MIKLRIDVRLLSGSLLLAALISGCASSSSPQRVAGDVGGASPASNSPAAASGERYAMSGDAYPVAPPDVSTVPDAEPRIEAPSRAGNRSTYEVWGETYHVLPDSRGYARQGTASWYGEKFHGYATSNGEIYDMYKMSAAHRSLPLPTFARVTSLNNGRSVIVRVNDRGPFHSDREIDLSYAAAARLGILDNGTGPVRVEAIDPAQWLAERGRGGSVSSPQATSAAPAVAASTPVSETRPVRAASAEPSSGHAVYLQVAALGSAEGAQQLQQRLSDELPHGVRVQSEADVHRVQVGPVSPSQETQAREELRRAGFPQVFVVR
- a CDS encoding D-alanyl-D-alanine carboxypeptidase family protein; translated protein: MNVMMSIRRTAKLCLFAAMTAVVAPAMAQVIPQPQTIIPAPPQLAASSWILMDANSGRILAEHNADERLPPASLTKLMTAYLVERELDRGTINLTDMVNISENAWRTGGSKMFIEVGDRVSVDNLLHGIIIVSGNDASVAMAEHLAGGEAPFADLMNQHATRLGMNDTHFMNATGLPHENHYSTAHDMARLSRHIINDYPEHYAIYSQRNFSFAGIDQPNRNRLLWRDPTVDGLKTGWTTEAGYCLVSSAQRDGMRLISVVMGTSSDEARAQESQKLLSYGFRFYETMKLYERGAVLATPRVWGGDINELRVGVDEEVFMTLPRNRNEELRARLNLDADIQAPVAVGDDVGTLEVYLGEEMVGERQLVALENIEEGGLFKRLFDQVQRFFSNLISNFTS